The DNA segment CTTTTTCAACATTCCTCCACTAAGCTCTCTTCCATTCCTCATTTAATCAGTAACGACTCTATAATAGAAAGTAACCCCCGTAGGCTCTTTTCTTGTAATTCTTACCACGTCGCCAACCGACGCAGAGATACCAAAGAGTTTGAGTGCCGGGTCATCTTTCTTTATCTTGGGAAGATTACCGGGCCCACAATGAAGTTGCAAAAACAATTTCTCTTTTTCCTCCGCATTAAGAAGTTCGTGTTGAGGGACTAGGTTATGCATAATGGGAGGGTCTTTTCTCATAGCACCACGAGTAGCCGGAGAGCGTGTTCAAATATTATAAAAGAAAACATTTAAAAATCAAACTGAAAAAAAACCAAAAGTTCAAAATAAATGAGGCGAGCTCTTTATATTAGCTCTTTCTATCCCAATAATATGCAACTTAAGGGAAGTAGTCGGTTTTTATACCTTCTTCGCTCTTTTTGTCCCTCCTTCTTCATCTGTTGCATTAGGCTCAATAATTTGATTTTCCACGAGGATTCATTAGATTCAGATTGAATAAATTCTTACTGCAACAGGCAATCTTTCACTTATCCTTATAAATATTAACCTACAATTTTTCTTAAAATTCCAAAAACAAAGCCAAAAACAAAGAGAGTTTCGGTGTTTTTATGTC comes from the Candidatus Anstonellales archaeon genome and includes:
- a CDS encoding DNA-directed RNA polymerase subunit RpoH/Rpb5 C-terminal domain-containing protein codes for the protein MRKDPPIMHNLVPQHELLNAEEKEKLFLQLHCGPGNLPKIKKDDPALKLFGISASVGDVVRITRKEPTGVTFYYRVVTD